The following are from one region of the Hymenobacter radiodurans genome:
- a CDS encoding beta strand repeat-containing protein, which produces MQEWRGRHGVLFALLLGGQVVIDIELNGVPGYQVSTRDRRITTTIPAGNTRVEWDGRDGLNAVVSSGTSVTLLFKNSKSPIAPVNFPVWDAENNADGFRIQNVRPGSQGFEVLYWDDSNLSTAAFPNMPANPRTQLAGVPSNMGVHTWGGGATGSATVASGNQVLVNTYTYGNTEQESRIFTFNYACDPDGDGINDNLDVDQDNDGITNVVESNGIDPTFITASSVPRYIDPYEANFVDVNQDGVNDVYDFDLDGIPSFLDIDADGDGIPDTMEANGGVAPTGYTASLGRFPSTGVGANGMPDVAETTAESGITKLPITNTDNVGQPDYLDIDSDNDGIVDNIEAQTTTGYRAPLGLDTDRDGLDNRYDPTTGPGQTAGVAVPLTNTDAALTNSDTLPDYRDLNSDGDGRTDAIEGWDTNNDGVAEQVFSGIDVDGDGLDDAYDTDSTSPDPTNGQLPTSFPDNNTATTERAWREVLTPQTITTLTISGRIFEDVNYGGGAGRSYADANTSAVGSGFTSAAIGRAGVTVELYDANGNYVTSTVTGLNGAYSFVLTGRSAGNYSVRVVSSTGFTSVRAGTVTGLLPVQTFAYGVTNKVGGEIPTKIDAGVRTAGQTLSDIINGTTTTAQSLATITVPAGTTSSVTNIDFGFNFDVISNTNSSGQGSLAQFITNANALPNTNLNQTGLSRPGVETSIFMIGDGNATGTPPTGLRIGVDGGTDPDTHVATIKLTASLPNITDPNTNLDGSRQTVVTGSTPTTSSEESTDPEVIIDFNGFKGLFVTGGNTRIASLGLVNAKGTSAATSGAVFSDGAAVTFSTATVAGSIVTDVTTLNNAIAGVRIQSGTSTTVTTGVTVSNSVFNNAATNFGTSTIDGDGINLIGASGNTITGNVIADNKGFGIYLATTASNNNNISGNTIRNNGTGTSVDDAGIAVAFGNNNLIAGNTITGNAGDGIVALNGTSGNRFTQNITSGNTGIGIDLSNGTVMTGDDVTTNVNSGSAAGANGRLNFPAFTQATISGGVLQITGFAPAGALIEIFLADNDGSKFGEGKTFLTSVTEGSAADRDAKIGSYSGTNNHMGIDQGSETNANRFYFKIALSAQQLALLQIGGAQITSTATILSSTLVNGTAVGNTSEFSGNIFLSTAPLPVELTKFDVIAQTNNALLTWATASEKNNDHFDVERSVNGTTFERVGTVKGNGSTTTAHQYSFVDAGASRFGQQLYYRLRQVDTDGTEAFSPVRTVTFAPQTVQVTLYPNPATTTTTLDLSTLPLGTYSVTLIDMTGRTLITEQVAGGIRQPLMVSQLPAGTYLVRIQGTNTNLTQRLVKQK; this is translated from the coding sequence TTGCAAGAATGGCGGGGGCGTCATGGAGTTCTTTTTGCGCTCCTCCTTGGGGGCCAGGTAGTTATTGATATAGAGCTGAATGGTGTTCCCGGCTATCAGGTCAGCACGCGCGACAGACGAATTACAACCACTATTCCTGCTGGCAACACCCGGGTAGAGTGGGATGGACGCGATGGCCTGAACGCCGTAGTAAGCTCTGGCACCTCGGTGACCCTACTTTTCAAGAATTCAAAATCACCTATCGCTCCCGTTAACTTTCCCGTGTGGGATGCCGAGAATAATGCCGACGGCTTCCGTATTCAAAACGTGCGCCCTGGCTCGCAAGGGTTTGAGGTGTTGTACTGGGATGATTCTAACTTAAGCACGGCCGCCTTTCCGAACATGCCCGCCAATCCACGCACGCAGCTTGCTGGTGTGCCATCTAATATGGGTGTGCATACATGGGGAGGGGGCGCTACAGGCAGTGCGACAGTGGCTTCGGGTAACCAGGTGTTGGTAAATACTTACACCTATGGGAATACCGAGCAGGAAAGCCGAATATTCACCTTCAACTATGCCTGCGACCCTGATGGCGACGGCATCAACGACAACCTGGATGTTGACCAGGACAATGACGGCATCACGAACGTTGTCGAAAGCAACGGAATTGACCCTACGTTCATCACCGCGAGCAGTGTACCGCGCTACATCGATCCTTACGAAGCCAACTTTGTTGACGTAAATCAGGATGGGGTGAATGATGTATATGACTTCGACCTAGACGGCATTCCTAGCTTTCTCGATATCGATGCTGATGGCGATGGTATTCCGGATACTATGGAGGCCAATGGTGGTGTAGCACCTACTGGCTATACCGCCTCACTGGGGCGCTTTCCCAGCACCGGTGTGGGAGCCAATGGTATGCCCGACGTAGCCGAAACTACGGCCGAAAGCGGCATTACGAAACTGCCAATTACGAATACGGACAATGTTGGTCAGCCCGATTATCTGGACATCGATTCAGACAACGATGGCATTGTGGATAATATCGAAGCGCAAACCACAACCGGCTACCGTGCTCCTTTAGGCCTTGACACGGACAGAGATGGTTTGGACAACCGCTACGACCCCACGACGGGCCCCGGTCAGACGGCGGGCGTAGCCGTACCGCTCACCAATACCGATGCTGCCCTCACGAATAGCGACACCCTACCCGACTACCGCGACTTGAACTCGGACGGCGACGGCCGAACTGATGCAATAGAGGGTTGGGATACCAATAATGATGGGGTTGCCGAACAAGTATTCAGTGGCATTGACGTGGATGGCGATGGTCTGGATGATGCTTATGATACTGACTCAACAAGCCCTGATCCTACCAATGGCCAGTTGCCTACCTCCTTCCCCGATAACAACACGGCAACTACAGAACGCGCCTGGCGGGAAGTGCTTACTCCCCAAACCATTACTACCCTCACCATCAGCGGGCGTATCTTCGAAGATGTAAACTACGGTGGTGGTGCGGGCCGCAGCTACGCTGATGCCAACACTTCGGCAGTAGGTAGTGGCTTCACCTCCGCTGCTATCGGCCGTGCAGGAGTTACGGTTGAGCTGTATGATGCCAATGGTAATTATGTAACCAGCACAGTCACCGGCCTTAATGGCGCTTATAGCTTTGTGCTTACTGGCCGTTCGGCCGGAAACTACAGCGTACGGGTGGTGTCAAGCACAGGCTTTACTTCGGTGCGGGCTGGTACAGTAACTGGCTTGCTCCCTGTGCAAACATTTGCTTACGGCGTCACGAATAAGGTAGGCGGTGAGATACCAACCAAAATAGACGCTGGTGTTCGCACTGCTGGTCAAACGTTGTCGGATATCATCAACGGCACCACTACTACAGCCCAGTCACTTGCTACCATCACAGTACCTGCTGGCACCACCTCATCGGTGACCAACATCGATTTTGGTTTCAACTTCGACGTTATCAGCAATACGAACTCATCGGGCCAAGGGTCGCTGGCGCAGTTTATCACAAATGCTAATGCGCTGCCTAACACTAACCTGAATCAGACGGGCTTGAGCCGGCCAGGTGTTGAAACCTCCATCTTCATGATCGGAGATGGTAATGCAACCGGTACTCCGCCAACAGGCCTGCGTATTGGGGTAGATGGCGGCACCGATCCTGACACGCACGTAGCTACCATTAAGCTTACGGCCTCTCTGCCAAATATCACAGATCCTAACACAAACCTAGATGGCTCACGCCAGACGGTTGTAACAGGCAGTACTCCCACAACCAGCAGCGAAGAATCTACCGATCCGGAGGTAATTATCGACTTCAATGGTTTTAAGGGTTTGTTTGTAACGGGTGGGAATACTCGCATTGCATCGTTAGGCCTTGTGAATGCCAAAGGCACGAGTGCCGCGACGAGCGGTGCTGTTTTCTCCGATGGCGCGGCGGTAACCTTCAGCACCGCTACGGTTGCCGGGTCAATAGTAACGGACGTGACGACCCTGAACAATGCCATTGCTGGCGTGCGCATTCAGAGCGGTACCTCGACAACGGTTACTACGGGCGTAACGGTCTCAAACAGCGTCTTCAATAACGCGGCAACGAACTTCGGCACAAGCACCATTGACGGCGACGGTATCAACCTTATCGGAGCTTCGGGCAATACCATTACAGGCAACGTGATTGCTGACAACAAGGGCTTTGGTATCTACTTGGCTACTACGGCCAGCAATAACAATAACATCTCAGGCAACACTATCCGCAACAACGGTACGGGCACTAGTGTAGACGATGCAGGTATTGCGGTTGCCTTCGGTAATAACAACCTGATCGCCGGTAACACCATCACGGGCAACGCGGGTGATGGTATTGTGGCCCTCAATGGTACTTCGGGCAACCGTTTTACGCAAAACATCACCAGCGGCAACACCGGTATTGGCATCGATCTGTCGAACGGTACTGTGATGACAGGTGATGATGTAACCACTAACGTAAACAGTGGCTCCGCTGCTGGTGCTAATGGACGCCTCAATTTCCCGGCCTTCACGCAGGCTACAATCAGCGGCGGAGTGCTACAGATTACGGGTTTTGCCCCGGCTGGTGCGCTAATTGAAATCTTCCTGGCCGATAACGACGGGTCGAAGTTTGGCGAAGGAAAAACCTTCCTGACTAGCGTAACCGAAGGCTCCGCTGCCGATCGGGACGCGAAAATTGGTAGCTACTCCGGCACAAACAACCATATGGGTATCGATCAGGGCTCGGAAACTAATGCCAACCGCTTCTACTTCAAGATTGCCCTCAGCGCTCAGCAACTGGCTTTGTTGCAGATTGGTGGTGCCCAAATCACTTCCACGGCTACTATTCTGTCTTCGACGCTGGTAAATGGCACGGCCGTAGGCAACACGTCGGAGTTCTCCGGTAATATCTTCCTCTCGACGGCGCCGCTGCCCGTAGAGTTGACCAAGTTTGATGTCATAGCTCAGACAAACAATGCTTTGCTGACCTGGGCTACGGCTTCGGAAAAGAACAACGACCACTTCGATGTGGAACGATCCGTCAATGGCACTACGTTCGAACGAGTTGGCACGGTAAAAGGCAATGGCTCTACCACAACTGCTCATCAGTATTCGTTCGTAGATGCGGGCGCCAGCCGCTTCGGTCAGCAGCTTTACTACCGTCTGCGTCAAGTAGACACCGATGGCACGGAGGCTTTCTCGCCCGTGCGTACGGTTACTTTTGCCCCCCAGACCGTGCAGGTAACACTGTATCCCAACCCCGCCACGACTACCACCACGCTGGATTTGAGCACCCTACCCCTGGGTACTTACTCCGTAACGCTGATAGATATGACCGGCCGCACGCTAATAACTGAGCAGGTAGCTGGTGGAATACGGCAGCCGCTGATGGTAAGCCAGTTGCCAGCAGGTACTTATCTGGTGCGAATCCAGGGTACTAACACGAACCTGACGCAGCGCTTGGTAAAGCAGAAATAG
- a CDS encoding sensor histidine kinase, with the protein MKFDGQIIISILLAQLVVVRILRRFFDLPNRLPYWDKLLGWIWVPGVGLGILDLLINFRNDQLDEVYMLFVFVVVVLVALSLRDYRPARTVLLAVVPYTVYSAMELVLALSNWKLDEDYENAFDASQGFTVIWMITFLLIARNQKKHLEKERLLREEEEQEKQRIALQNAELERLVAERTATLTKQTEELSQALTELKTMQTQLIQAEKMASLGELTAGIAHEIQNPLNFVTNFSDVSAELIMELEEEKRKPTRNIDLETELLVDLKQNLQKITHHGQRAASIVKGMLEHSRASTGELQPTDINMLADEYLRLAYHGLRAKDKTFNATLYTNLYPELGQVNAISQDIGRVMLNLFTNAFYAVQKKKECVSDGYVPTVSVSTRRTETGDVEVRVRDNGMGMPSTVKDKIFQPFFTTKPTGEGTGLGLSLSYDIVTKGHNGSLTVESQEGEYTEFTIRIPG; encoded by the coding sequence ATGAAATTTGATGGTCAAATAATAATTAGCATTCTGCTGGCCCAACTGGTGGTAGTGCGGATTTTGCGTAGGTTTTTCGACCTACCCAACCGCCTGCCCTATTGGGATAAGCTGCTCGGCTGGATTTGGGTGCCGGGGGTGGGGCTAGGTATTCTTGACCTGCTAATCAACTTCCGCAACGATCAGCTGGACGAAGTGTATATGCTCTTCGTGTTTGTGGTTGTAGTGCTGGTAGCATTGTCATTGCGCGATTACCGACCGGCTCGTACCGTGCTGCTGGCCGTCGTGCCGTACACCGTGTACTCCGCCATGGAGCTGGTGCTGGCCCTGTCGAATTGGAAGCTGGACGAGGACTACGAGAATGCCTTTGATGCTTCGCAGGGCTTCACGGTGATCTGGATGATCACCTTTCTGCTGATTGCGCGCAACCAGAAAAAGCACCTAGAGAAAGAGCGCCTGTTGCGGGAGGAAGAAGAACAGGAAAAGCAGCGCATTGCATTGCAGAATGCCGAACTCGAGCGCCTCGTGGCCGAACGTACCGCCACGCTCACCAAGCAGACGGAGGAGTTGAGCCAGGCCTTAACTGAGCTCAAAACCATGCAAACTCAGCTTATTCAGGCCGAGAAAATGGCCTCTCTAGGCGAGTTGACTGCCGGTATTGCCCATGAAATTCAGAACCCGTTGAACTTCGTGACCAACTTTTCGGATGTAAGCGCCGAACTGATTATGGAACTGGAGGAGGAAAAGCGCAAGCCCACCCGCAACATCGATCTGGAAACAGAGCTGCTGGTTGATTTAAAGCAGAATCTGCAAAAAATTACACACCACGGCCAACGAGCAGCATCCATCGTGAAGGGAATGCTGGAGCACAGCCGCGCCAGCACAGGCGAGCTGCAACCGACCGATATAAACATGCTGGCCGACGAGTACCTGCGCCTGGCTTACCACGGCCTGCGCGCCAAGGATAAAACCTTTAATGCCACCCTATACACGAACCTGTATCCTGAGCTAGGACAGGTGAATGCTATTTCGCAGGACATAGGGCGGGTGATGCTAAACCTCTTTACCAACGCCTTCTACGCCGTCCAGAAAAAGAAAGAGTGCGTATCCGATGGCTACGTGCCCACGGTGAGCGTAAGCACCCGCCGCACCGAGACCGGTGATGTAGAAGTACGCGTGCGCGACAACGGTATGGGCATGCCAAGCACCGTGAAGGATAAGATTTTTCAGCCCTTCTTTACGACCAAGCCCACGGGAGAAGGCACCGGCTTAGGCCTGTCGCTGAGCTACGATATAGTAACCAAAGGCCACAATGGGTCGCTTACCGTGGAAAGCCAGGAAGGTGAATACACGGAGTTTACGATCCGTATTCCGGGTTGA
- a CDS encoding glycosyl hydrolase 115 family protein, with the protein MLLKPIQLYFYWRRKWQLPMLLVLLATLPTLAGPTVPGAEVYVSSQKGKGGFTLAAGGKTAALYASNTDWPGVLRAAKDLQADINRVTKLTPTFITDKAPAGKEVVLIGTLGKSPLIDGLVKAKKLDVSGVAGKWETFLLQVVEQPMPGVDRALVIAGSDKRGTIFGIYDLSAQIGVSPWYWWADVPTPQQQALYVAPGRHTQGEPKVKYRGIFINDEAPAMQGWATEKFGGLNSKMYTHMFELILRLKGNYLWPAMWGNMFSVNDLQNPVLADEYGIVMGTSHHEPLTRAHAEWEKAGKGAWNYQTNAAALQEFWRGGIKRMGTRENIVTIGMRGDGDEPMSEGSNIALLEKIVADQRKIIAEETGKPAEQTPQMWALYKEVQDYYDKGMRVPDDVTLLLCDDNWGNIRKLPKLGDKPRKGGYGIYYHYDYVGGPRNYKWLNTNPIPRIWEQMHLAHEYGANQIWIVNVGDLKPMEFPISFFLDYAWNPDKIGANQIDDYTRQWATQQFGAKHAAAIADILAKYAKYNSRRKPELLNEKTYSLTNYREFETVVADYNKLLVETEQLNEKMPPEHRDAYFQLVLHPVKACANLNEMYYTVAQNHLYAQQGRASTNDLAAKAKQLFERDAEISRYYNQTMAKGKWNHMMDQTHIGYTYWQQPPPIKCPK; encoded by the coding sequence ATGTTACTCAAACCTATCCAACTGTACTTTTACTGGCGCCGCAAGTGGCAGCTACCGATGCTGCTTGTGCTGCTAGCAACGCTGCCCACGTTGGCTGGCCCAACAGTACCTGGCGCCGAAGTGTACGTTTCGAGCCAGAAAGGAAAAGGTGGCTTTACCTTAGCGGCGGGGGGCAAAACTGCTGCTCTATATGCCAGCAACACTGATTGGCCGGGCGTGCTGCGTGCTGCCAAGGACTTGCAGGCTGACATCAACCGCGTTACTAAGCTCACGCCCACGTTTATAACTGATAAAGCGCCGGCTGGAAAGGAAGTAGTGCTGATCGGGACGCTCGGAAAAAGCCCCCTGATTGATGGGCTGGTAAAGGCGAAAAAGCTCGATGTGTCGGGTGTGGCGGGCAAGTGGGAAACCTTTCTGCTGCAAGTAGTAGAGCAGCCTATGCCGGGCGTAGATCGCGCCTTGGTTATTGCCGGCAGCGACAAGCGCGGCACCATCTTCGGCATCTATGATTTGTCGGCCCAGATAGGCGTGTCGCCGTGGTATTGGTGGGCCGATGTGCCCACACCCCAGCAACAGGCTTTGTACGTGGCGCCCGGCCGACATACCCAAGGCGAGCCAAAAGTGAAATACCGGGGCATCTTTATCAACGACGAAGCACCGGCCATGCAAGGCTGGGCGACGGAGAAGTTTGGGGGGCTAAATTCCAAGATGTACACCCACATGTTTGAGCTGATTCTGCGGCTCAAGGGCAATTACCTGTGGCCCGCCATGTGGGGAAATATGTTCAGCGTGAATGACCTGCAAAACCCCGTGTTGGCCGATGAATATGGGATTGTGATGGGCACCTCGCACCATGAGCCGCTCACCAGAGCCCACGCTGAGTGGGAAAAAGCTGGCAAAGGTGCTTGGAACTACCAAACCAACGCGGCGGCCTTGCAGGAATTTTGGCGGGGCGGCATCAAGCGCATGGGCACTCGCGAAAACATCGTGACCATAGGTATGCGCGGCGACGGCGACGAGCCTATGAGCGAGGGCAGCAACATTGCCTTGCTGGAAAAGATAGTAGCTGATCAGCGCAAAATCATTGCGGAAGAAACCGGCAAGCCCGCCGAGCAAACGCCCCAGATGTGGGCTCTCTACAAAGAGGTTCAGGATTACTACGACAAAGGCATGCGCGTGCCCGACGACGTGACCCTACTGCTCTGCGACGACAACTGGGGCAACATCCGCAAGCTGCCCAAGCTAGGTGACAAGCCCCGCAAAGGTGGCTACGGCATCTACTATCACTATGATTATGTAGGAGGCCCGCGCAACTACAAGTGGCTCAACACGAACCCAATTCCGCGTATCTGGGAGCAGATGCACCTAGCGCACGAGTACGGCGCCAACCAAATCTGGATAGTGAACGTGGGCGACCTAAAGCCCATGGAATTCCCCATCAGCTTCTTCCTCGACTACGCCTGGAACCCTGATAAGATCGGTGCCAACCAAATTGACGACTATACCCGGCAGTGGGCCACTCAGCAGTTTGGCGCCAAACACGCCGCGGCCATTGCTGATATTCTGGCTAAGTATGCCAAGTACAACTCGCGCCGCAAGCCGGAATTGTTGAATGAAAAAACGTATAGCCTGACCAACTACCGCGAGTTTGAAACGGTAGTAGCCGACTACAATAAGCTGTTGGTGGAGACGGAGCAACTAAACGAAAAAATGCCCCCCGAGCACCGCGACGCGTATTTCCAGTTGGTGCTACACCCCGTAAAAGCCTGCGCCAACCTAAACGAGATGTACTATACGGTGGCGCAAAATCACCTGTACGCCCAGCAGGGCCGCGCCAGTACCAACGATCTGGCCGCTAAAGCTAAGCAACTGTTTGAGCGCGATGCCGAGATTTCGCGCTACTACAACCAGACGATGGCCAAGGGCAAGTGGAACCATATGATGGACCAGACCCACATTGGCTATACGTATTGGCAGCAGCCCCCACCGATAAAATGCCCGAAGTAA
- a CDS encoding NAD(P)/FAD-dependent oxidoreductase, protein MPASVPLPKAARRLRPATDYDVVIIGAGSAGLSAALVLGRCLRRVLVCDGGAPRNDPSPAVWGFFTRDGVQPSELLRLGLEQLAAYPSVEVCPLRATEISASDQCFTIIADTEASRTRTITARKVLLATGVEDELPPLEGMREFWGRGVLHCPYCHGWEVRDRALAVYGRGKGVTGLALLVSRWSKEVVVCTDGPGGLTDKARQRLQRQGIKVREEPIERLEGTKKQGLQHVLFKNGDKLVREALFVHPHQHQRTNLAEQLGCRLNSKGAVWTDKKQQTSVPGLYAAGDTTAGMQQAILAAAEGSLAAIMINEKLTKEECV, encoded by the coding sequence ATGCCTGCTTCTGTTCCTCTGCCCAAAGCCGCGCGCCGTCTCCGCCCCGCTACTGATTACGATGTGGTTATAATTGGGGCCGGAAGCGCCGGACTCAGCGCCGCCTTGGTGCTGGGCCGCTGTCTGCGCCGCGTGCTGGTGTGCGATGGGGGTGCCCCGCGCAACGATCCTTCGCCCGCCGTGTGGGGTTTTTTCACCCGCGATGGAGTGCAGCCCAGTGAGCTGCTGCGTCTCGGGCTCGAGCAGTTGGCGGCCTATCCCAGTGTCGAAGTATGCCCCCTGCGCGCCACCGAAATTAGTGCGAGCGACCAGTGCTTTACCATAATCGCCGATACGGAGGCCAGCCGTACCCGGACCATCACGGCGCGTAAAGTGCTGCTGGCAACGGGTGTAGAAGATGAATTACCTCCTCTGGAAGGTATGCGCGAGTTCTGGGGCCGGGGCGTGCTGCATTGCCCTTACTGCCACGGCTGGGAAGTGCGCGACCGAGCCCTGGCAGTATACGGACGCGGAAAAGGCGTTACCGGGCTCGCATTGCTCGTCAGCCGGTGGTCGAAGGAAGTGGTGGTATGCACCGATGGGCCCGGCGGCCTGACCGACAAGGCGCGCCAGCGTCTTCAGAGACAGGGCATTAAGGTGAGGGAAGAGCCTATTGAACGCCTGGAGGGCACCAAGAAACAAGGCCTACAACATGTGCTGTTCAAAAATGGTGATAAACTGGTACGAGAGGCATTGTTTGTGCATCCGCACCAGCACCAACGCACCAATCTGGCCGAGCAGCTAGGGTGCCGTCTCAATAGCAAAGGTGCCGTCTGGACGGATAAAAAGCAGCAAACTTCGGTGCCGGGCCTCTACGCCGCCGGCGACACGACGGCCGGTATGCAACAGGCTATTCTGGCCGCGGCTGAAGGCTCACTGGCGGCCATTATGATAAATGAAAAGCTCACCAAAGAAGAGTGCGTTTGA